One window of Gloeothece citriformis PCC 7424 genomic DNA carries:
- the tnpA gene encoding IS200/IS605 family transposase, protein MTQQYRRKSHTVSLVNYHLVWIPKRRKKVLMGDVEKRLRQIIWDVALEKEWNIIALEIMPDHVHLFINVPPNIAPHDVAKAIKGRSSRLLRQEFPHLLKLPSLWTHSYFVSTAGNVSSETIRIYIEEQRHHDTT, encoded by the coding sequence ATGACACAACAATATCGAAGAAAAAGTCACACCGTATCTTTGGTTAATTACCACTTAGTTTGGATTCCCAAACGACGGAAAAAAGTTTTAATGGGAGATGTAGAAAAAAGGCTAAGACAGATTATCTGGGACGTAGCCCTTGAGAAGGAATGGAATATTATAGCTCTAGAGATCATGCCAGATCATGTACATTTGTTTATTAATGTTCCTCCAAATATAGCCCCTCATGATGTGGCCAAGGCAATCAAGGGGAGAAGTTCTAGATTGTTAAGACAAGAATTCCCCCATCTTTTAAAATTACCCTCTTTGTGGACTCATTCATATTTTGTCTCGACAGCCGGTAATGTATCTAGTGAAACGATTAGAATATATATAGAAGAACAACGCCATCATGATACCACTTGA